One genomic segment of Tursiops truncatus isolate mTurTru1 chromosome 11, mTurTru1.mat.Y, whole genome shotgun sequence includes these proteins:
- the ANKRD33 gene encoding photoreceptor ankyrin repeat protein isoform X2: MEESTGAELSLPQTGLMVACYHGFQSVVALLSRCPFLDVNQQDKEGDTALMLAAQAGHVPLVSLLINYYAGLDLERRDQRGLTALMKAAMRDRSECVAALLMAGADLTAVDPVRGKTALEWAFLTDSFDTVQRIQQLLRRPQVEQLSHHYQPEWPALPGLVAQAQAQAAPSFLERLQATLSLPFAQSPQEGGVLDHLVTVTTSLASPFLTTACHTLCPDHPPALGTRSKSVPELLVEARAQVCRESKAVPSCLEIPGAQDGEEEAGGGQAGTEPGDEGIGRAGTR; the protein is encoded by the exons ATGGAGGAAAGCACCGGGGCTGAGCTGTCCCTCCCCCAGACAGGCCTCATGGTCGCATGCTACCACGGCTTCCAAAGTGTTGTGGCCCTGCTCAGCCGCTGTCCTTTCCTGGATGTGAACCAGCAGGACAAAGAAGGAGACACAGCCCTCATGCTGGCTGCCCAAGCAG GCCATGTGCCTCTGGTGAGTCTCCTGATCAACTACTATGCTGGCCTTGACCTGGAGCGCCGGGACCAGCGGGGGCTCACTGCGCTGATGAAGGCCGCCATGCGGGACCGCTCTGAATGCGTGGCTGCCCTCCTCATGGCAG GTGCCGACCTGACTGCAGTGGATCCTGTCAGGGGCAAGACAGCCCTGGAGTGGGCATTTCTGACCGACAGCTTCGACACGGTGCAAAGGATCCAGCAGCTGCTGCGGCGGCCCCAAGTGGAGCAGCTCAGCCATCATTACCAGCCTGAGTGGCCAGCCTTGCCCGGGCTTGTGGCACAGGCCCAGGCTCAGGCCGCCCCGTCTTTCCTAGAACGACTTCAGGCCACCTTGAGCCTCCCCTTCGCGCAGTCTCCTCAGGAGGGGGGTGTCCTGGACCACCTTGTGACCGTCACGACCAGCCTGGCGAGTCCTTTCCTCACCACTGCCTGCCACACCCTGTGCCCTGACCACCCACCTGCACTGGGCACTCGAAGCAAGTCTGTGCCAGAGCTGCTAG TGGAAGCCAGAGCCCAGGTCTGCAGGGAATCGAAGGCTGTCCCTTCCTGTCTGGAGATACCAGGAGCtcaggatggagaggaggaggcaggaggaggccaGGCTGGCACAGAGCCAGGGGACGAAGGGATAGGCCGGGCTGGGACTAGGTAA
- the ANKRD33 gene encoding photoreceptor ankyrin repeat protein isoform X1: protein MEESTGAELSLPQTGLMVACYHGFQSVVALLSRCPFLDVNQQDKEGDTALMLAAQAGHVPLVSLLINYYAGLDLERRDQRGLTALMKAAMRDRSECVAALLMAGAWGLNQDVCHRGAPASSCNRTGLCGFACADLTAVDPVRGKTALEWAFLTDSFDTVQRIQQLLRRPQVEQLSHHYQPEWPALPGLVAQAQAQAAPSFLERLQATLSLPFAQSPQEGGVLDHLVTVTTSLASPFLTTACHTLCPDHPPALGTRSKSVPELLGTAPPPPPVPQLPQEVPGPRVFIPYQSPQGVLSMCHQWLQPRDSTSPRPRAPKILLSKAPSSGVQWKPEPRSAGNRRLSLPVWRYQELRMERRRQEEARLAQSQGTKG from the exons ATGGAGGAAAGCACCGGGGCTGAGCTGTCCCTCCCCCAGACAGGCCTCATGGTCGCATGCTACCACGGCTTCCAAAGTGTTGTGGCCCTGCTCAGCCGCTGTCCTTTCCTGGATGTGAACCAGCAGGACAAAGAAGGAGACACAGCCCTCATGCTGGCTGCCCAAGCAG GCCATGTGCCTCTGGTGAGTCTCCTGATCAACTACTATGCTGGCCTTGACCTGGAGCGCCGGGACCAGCGGGGGCTCACTGCGCTGATGAAGGCCGCCATGCGGGACCGCTCTGAATGCGTGGCTGCCCTCCTCATGGCAGGTGCATGGGGCCTGAACCAGGATGTGTG CCACAGAGGGGCCCCAGCTTCCAGCTGCAACAGGACGGGACTCTGTGGCTTTGCAT GTGCCGACCTGACTGCAGTGGATCCTGTCAGGGGCAAGACAGCCCTGGAGTGGGCATTTCTGACCGACAGCTTCGACACGGTGCAAAGGATCCAGCAGCTGCTGCGGCGGCCCCAAGTGGAGCAGCTCAGCCATCATTACCAGCCTGAGTGGCCAGCCTTGCCCGGGCTTGTGGCACAGGCCCAGGCTCAGGCCGCCCCGTCTTTCCTAGAACGACTTCAGGCCACCTTGAGCCTCCCCTTCGCGCAGTCTCCTCAGGAGGGGGGTGTCCTGGACCACCTTGTGACCGTCACGACCAGCCTGGCGAGTCCTTTCCTCACCACTGCCTGCCACACCCTGTGCCCTGACCACCCACCTGCACTGGGCACTCGAAGCAAGTCTGTGCCAGAGCTGCTAGGcactgccccgccccctcccccagtacCCCAACTCCCCCAGGAAGTCCCTGGCCCCCGGGTCTTCATCCCCTACCAGAGCCCTCAGGGTGTACTGAGCATGTGCCATCAGTGGCTCCAGCCCAGAGATAGTACCAGCCCCAGGCCCCGAGCCCCTAAGATCCTCCTCTCCAAGGCACCCTCATCTGGCGTTCAGTGGAAGCCAGAGCCCAGGTCTGCAGGGAATCGAAGGCTGTCCCTTCCTGTCTGGAGATACCAGGAGCtcaggatggagaggaggaggcaggaggaggccaGGCTGGCACAGAGCCAGGGGACGAAGGGATAG